A stretch of Sphingorhabdus sp. YGSMI21 DNA encodes these proteins:
- a CDS encoding nucleoside transporter C-terminal domain-containing protein gives MMAILQQGQGLIGLTLILLFVWLLSENRQARPSWKWIGGALLLQFAIALVIVRVPFVWDIIGLANQGVMAIEKATLVGSSYMFGYAGGAELPFVLKEGAQPPLIIAFQILPLVIVFSALSALLWHWGVLAWIVRGLSWALRKTMGVSGVVGLSGGANIFLGVVESPLVLRAYFEKMSRAELFMVMVLAMSTISGAILVLYASTLSATVPNAVGHMISASLISLPAAILLARLMVPGDGKTETGDEQPGLKYDGSIDAIVRGTMEGVQVFLAVIGIILVVFALVALVDQILTILPYIDGQAITIRRAFGWLFAPLMWTLGVPWDQAPAAGALMGTKTILNEYVAYLDLSALPEGTFDPRSQLIVVYALCGFANLASVGLLVSTIGTLAPSRRVEVAGLGMKSWIAGNCATAMTGAVIGLISFA, from the coding sequence ATGATGGCAATCTTGCAGCAAGGCCAGGGCCTGATCGGCCTGACGCTGATCCTCCTGTTCGTCTGGCTCCTGTCGGAAAACCGGCAGGCCCGGCCAAGCTGGAAATGGATCGGCGGGGCTTTGTTGCTGCAATTTGCCATTGCGCTGGTGATCGTCCGGGTGCCCTTTGTCTGGGATATTATCGGCCTCGCCAATCAGGGCGTGATGGCGATTGAAAAAGCCACGCTGGTCGGATCATCCTATATGTTCGGCTATGCCGGCGGGGCGGAACTGCCCTTTGTATTGAAGGAAGGCGCGCAGCCGCCGCTGATCATCGCTTTTCAGATATTGCCTCTGGTCATCGTCTTCTCGGCGCTGTCCGCCTTGCTGTGGCACTGGGGCGTGCTCGCCTGGATTGTTCGCGGGCTGTCCTGGGCGCTGCGCAAGACCATGGGTGTCAGCGGCGTGGTTGGCCTCAGCGGCGGCGCCAATATCTTCCTCGGCGTAGTGGAATCGCCGCTGGTTTTGCGCGCCTATTTCGAGAAGATGAGCCGGGCGGAGCTGTTCATGGTCATGGTGCTGGCGATGTCGACCATCTCCGGCGCGATACTGGTTCTCTATGCTTCTACCCTGTCGGCCACTGTGCCCAACGCCGTTGGCCATATGATCTCCGCATCGCTGATCTCGCTGCCGGCCGCGATATTATTGGCCCGGCTGATGGTCCCGGGAGACGGCAAGACCGAGACCGGCGACGAGCAGCCGGGTCTCAAATATGATGGCAGTATCGACGCCATCGTCCGTGGAACCATGGAAGGTGTGCAGGTGTTTCTGGCAGTGATCGGCATCATCCTTGTGGTGTTTGCGCTAGTTGCGCTGGTAGACCAGATATTGACGATATTGCCTTATATCGACGGTCAGGCGATAACGATCAGACGTGCCTTCGGATGGCTGTTTGCGCCCCTGATGTGGACCTTGGGCGTGCCCTGGGATCAGGCGCCGGCCGCCGGGGCCTTGATGGGGACAAAAACAATCCTCAACGAATATGTCGCCTATCTCGATCTCTCGGCGCTGCCGGAAGGAACCTTCGATCCGCGCAGCCAGTTGATTGTCGTCTACGCCTTGTGCGGTTTCGCCAATCTCGCCAGCGTCGGCTTGCTGGTATCGACGATTGGCACGCTGGCACCATCGCGGCGCGTGGAAGTCGCCGGGCTGGGCATGAAAAGCTGGATCGCCGGCAATTGCGCCACCGCTATGACCGGCGCGGTGATCGGGTTGATAAGCTTTGCGTGA
- a CDS encoding bifunctional TVP38/TMEM64 family protein/FAD-dependent oxidoreductase, translating to MKKILILLLFAIAIASFFYFDLGSQLTLANLKEQQAAFDAQYRAAPFLVIGIFFLIYVAATAASLPGALILTLAAGALFGVLAGTIIVSFASTIGATIAFLSSRYLFRDTIKARFGDRLKAIDDGVEKDGPFYLLTLRLVPIFPFFLINLLMGLTAIKARTFYIVSQIGMLLGTVVYVNAGTQLANIDEVSDIGSPGLLLSFAALGITPWIGKWIVGLIKRRKVYARWTRPKKYDRNMVVIGAGAAGLVSSYIAATVKAKVTLVEASKMGGDCLNYGCVPSKALIKSAKVAEQMRHGDVYGLDKVEPTYSFKAVMQRIHGIIAEIEPHDSVERYTGLGVDVVKGYATIVDPWTVEIKREDGETQRLTTRSIVIATGGRPFVPDLPGLDEVGYVTSDTLWEEFAQMDDIPKRMIILGGGPIGCELSQAFARLGAEVVQVERSDRLLAREDDEVAELALGAQQSSGVEVLTGHDAIRCERVDGEKRLILSADGIEKSIAFDALVVAVGRSARLSGFGLEELGIETDKTVVTDDYLATLYPNIFAAGDVAGPYQFTHVASHQAWFASVNALFGQFRKFKADYRVIPWTTFIDPEIARVGLNEQDAKAQNIAYEVTTYQMHELDRAIADSATKGFVKVLTPPGKDKILGVTIVGDHAGELLAEYVLAMKYKLGLNKILGTIHTYPTMAEANKYAAGEWKRAHAPQGLLRWVERYHDWMRG from the coding sequence ATGAAAAAAATACTGATCCTTCTGCTGTTCGCCATAGCTATCGCCAGCTTCTTCTACTTCGATCTCGGCTCGCAGCTGACGCTCGCCAATCTGAAGGAGCAGCAAGCCGCCTTTGACGCGCAATATCGGGCGGCGCCCTTTCTGGTCATTGGCATTTTCTTCCTGATCTATGTAGCGGCGACGGCGGCATCCTTACCGGGCGCGCTCATTCTGACCCTTGCGGCTGGCGCCTTGTTCGGCGTCCTAGCCGGCACGATCATCGTGTCCTTCGCATCAACAATCGGCGCGACCATCGCCTTCCTCTCGTCGCGCTATCTGTTCCGTGACACGATCAAGGCGCGTTTCGGTGACCGGTTGAAGGCTATCGACGACGGCGTCGAGAAAGATGGGCCCTTCTACCTGCTGACGCTCCGTCTGGTCCCCATATTTCCCTTCTTCCTGATCAACCTGCTTATGGGGCTGACGGCTATAAAAGCCCGGACCTTCTATATCGTCAGCCAGATCGGCATGTTGCTCGGCACAGTGGTCTATGTGAATGCGGGGACCCAGCTCGCCAATATCGACGAGGTCAGCGATATCGGCTCGCCCGGCCTGCTATTGTCCTTCGCCGCGCTCGGCATAACGCCGTGGATCGGCAAGTGGATCGTCGGACTGATCAAGCGCCGGAAAGTTTACGCGCGCTGGACCAGACCGAAAAAATATGACCGCAATATGGTGGTGATCGGAGCCGGCGCGGCCGGTCTGGTTTCCTCTTATATTGCGGCCACGGTAAAAGCCAAGGTGACGCTGGTCGAAGCATCGAAAATGGGCGGCGACTGCCTCAACTACGGCTGTGTGCCCAGCAAGGCGCTGATCAAGAGCGCCAAGGTTGCCGAACAGATGCGTCACGGCGATGTTTATGGTCTGGACAAGGTCGAACCGACCTATAGTTTCAAGGCGGTGATGCAGCGCATTCACGGCATTATCGCGGAGATCGAACCGCATGACAGCGTCGAGCGCTATACCGGTCTCGGTGTCGATGTGGTGAAGGGCTATGCGACGATCGTCGATCCGTGGACAGTCGAGATCAAGCGCGAGGACGGCGAGACACAGAGGCTCACCACCCGCTCCATCGTCATCGCGACCGGCGGCCGGCCGTTTGTGCCCGATCTGCCCGGCCTCGATGAAGTCGGCTACGTCACCAGCGATACCCTGTGGGAAGAATTCGCGCAGATGGACGACATCCCCAAGCGCATGATCATACTCGGCGGCGGCCCGATTGGCTGCGAATTGAGCCAGGCCTTTGCCCGGCTCGGTGCCGAGGTGGTGCAGGTGGAGCGTTCGGATCGCCTGCTGGCGCGCGAAGATGATGAAGTCGCGGAACTGGCTCTCGGCGCGCAGCAAAGCTCGGGCGTCGAAGTGCTCACCGGCCATGATGCGATCCGCTGTGAACGGGTGGACGGCGAGAAGCGCCTGATCCTTTCTGCAGATGGCATAGAGAAGAGCATCGCCTTCGATGCGCTGGTGGTTGCAGTCGGACGCAGCGCCCGGTTGAGCGGCTTCGGACTGGAAGAACTGGGCATTGAAACCGACAAAACGGTGGTGACCGACGACTATCTGGCCACCCTCTATCCCAATATCTTTGCTGCTGGTGATGTGGCAGGCCCCTATCAGTTCACTCATGTGGCATCGCATCAGGCGTGGTTTGCTTCGGTCAACGCCCTGTTCGGCCAGTTCCGCAAGTTCAAGGCCGACTATCGGGTGATCCCGTGGACCACCTTCATCGATCCCGAAATTGCGAGGGTCGGCCTGAACGAGCAGGACGCCAAGGCGCAGAACATCGCCTATGAAGTCACGACCTACCAGATGCACGAGCTGGACCGGGCGATTGCGGACAGCGCTACCAAGGGATTTGTCAAAGTATTGACCCCGCCGGGCAAGGACAAGATCCTGGGCGTTACCATTGTCGGCGACCATGCTGGGGAACTGCTCGCCGAATATGTGCTGGCGATGAAATACAAGCTCGGCCTCAACAAGATTTTGGGCACGATCCATACCTATCCGACCATGGCCGAGGCGAATAAATATGCCGCCGGCGAATGGAAACGGGCGCATGCGCCGCAAGGCCTGCTGCGCTGGGTCGAGCGTTATCACGACTGGATGCGCGGATGA
- a CDS encoding sterol desaturase family protein has protein sequence MTDNLAQYGLLLSVLLFAILAVSESLFPRRQRSLSRARRWRTNIVIILLDSVALRLMGPVAALAVAGYAAQNHIGLFNWTDWPAWVEFAFALILLDLAIYGQHIATHKIPLLWAIHQVHHADRDIDVTTGIRFHPVEIILSMLYKCLLVLLIGPSLLAVFVFALILNLCAMFNHSNLRLPGWLDRRLRLFLVTPDMHRVHHSIVPGETDSNYGFSIALWDRIFGTYIAQPEAGHDGMTIGLEEYQTDSPADLWWSLMLPFRKGYRPDKTKGYKRNSTGAGK, from the coding sequence ATGACAGACAATCTCGCTCAATATGGCCTGCTCCTGTCCGTGCTGCTGTTCGCGATTCTCGCCGTCAGCGAGTCCCTGTTTCCGCGCCGCCAGCGTTCGCTGTCGCGGGCCAGGCGCTGGCGGACCAATATAGTGATCATCCTGCTGGACAGCGTTGCGCTTCGGCTGATGGGGCCGGTCGCCGCGCTCGCCGTCGCCGGCTATGCGGCGCAAAATCATATCGGGCTGTTCAACTGGACAGACTGGCCTGCATGGGTGGAATTTGCATTCGCCCTGATCCTGCTCGATCTGGCGATTTACGGGCAGCATATCGCGACCCACAAGATCCCGCTGCTGTGGGCCATTCACCAGGTTCATCATGCCGACCGCGACATCGATGTAACGACCGGAATACGCTTTCATCCGGTCGAGATCATCCTGTCGATGCTTTACAAATGCCTGTTGGTGCTGTTGATCGGGCCGAGCCTGCTCGCGGTGTTCGTCTTTGCGCTCATCCTCAACCTGTGCGCGATGTTCAACCACAGCAATTTGCGGCTGCCCGGCTGGCTGGACCGACGGCTGCGCCTGTTCCTCGTCACCCCGGACATGCACCGCGTTCACCATTCGATCGTGCCCGGCGAAACCGACAGCAATTACGGTTTCAGCATCGCCCTGTGGGACCGGATTTTCGGCACCTATATCGCGCAGCCGGAAGCCGGCCATGACGGCATGACAATCGGTCTGGAGGAATATCAGACTGACAGTCCGGCTGATCTATGGTGGAGCTTGATGCTCCCGTTCCGGAAAGGCTATCGGCCAGACAAGACCAAAGGTTACAAAAGAAATTCTACCGGAGCCGGAAAATAG